The Micromonospora sp. M71_S20 genome has a window encoding:
- a CDS encoding zinc-binding dehydrogenase, whose product MLAGRLHLTERALRMESVPVPEPQDGQVRIRVEAAGVCLSDVHLIDGTLTPLYLPGDVVTLGHEVAGVVDAFGDDVEGWQPGQRVLLQAGERDRRGTVLTRGVDYDGGWAEYVVASEDTVVPIPDDLPFEQACIIPDAVSTPWAAVTDTARTRPGEAVGVWGVGGLGAHAVQLLRLVGAAPVIAVEPLAAARDRAAALGADAVLDPADTAFREAVLELTGGRGLDVAFDFAGVTAVREQALTVLARRGRLVLAGIANKPVTIASDSPFNYFQQAVLGHYGSEPEHVERLVSLARQGRLDLSASISDVLPLADAEEAVRRVQTKQGDPIRLILRP is encoded by the coding sequence ATGCTGGCCGGACGGCTGCACCTGACGGAACGGGCGCTGCGGATGGAGTCGGTGCCGGTGCCCGAGCCGCAGGACGGGCAGGTGCGCATCCGGGTCGAGGCGGCGGGGGTCTGCCTGTCCGACGTGCACCTGATCGACGGCACCCTCACACCGCTGTACCTGCCCGGCGACGTGGTGACGCTGGGGCACGAGGTCGCCGGGGTGGTCGACGCGTTCGGCGACGACGTCGAGGGCTGGCAGCCCGGCCAGCGGGTGCTGCTCCAGGCGGGGGAGCGGGACCGGCGCGGCACCGTGCTGACCCGGGGCGTGGACTACGACGGCGGCTGGGCCGAGTACGTCGTCGCCAGCGAGGACACGGTGGTGCCGATCCCGGACGACCTGCCCTTCGAGCAGGCCTGCATCATTCCCGACGCGGTCTCCACCCCCTGGGCGGCGGTGACGGACACCGCGCGGACCCGCCCCGGCGAGGCGGTCGGGGTGTGGGGCGTGGGCGGGCTGGGCGCGCACGCCGTGCAACTGCTGCGCCTGGTGGGCGCGGCCCCGGTGATCGCGGTGGAACCGCTGGCGGCGGCGCGGGACCGGGCGGCGGCCCTGGGGGCCGACGCGGTGCTCGACCCGGCCGACACCGCGTTCCGCGAGGCCGTGCTGGAGTTGACGGGCGGGCGAGGGCTGGACGTCGCGTTCGACTTCGCCGGGGTGACCGCCGTACGCGAGCAGGCGTTGACCGTGCTCGCCCGCCGGGGCCGGCTGGTCCTCGCGGGCATCGCCAACAAGCCGGTGACGATCGCCTCGGACAGCCCGTTCAACTACTTCCAGCAGGCGGTGCTCGGCCACTACGGCTCGGAGCCCGAGCATGTCGAGCGGTTGGTGTCCCTGGCCCGGCAGGGGCGGCTCGACCTGTCGGCGTCGATCAGCGACGTGCTGCCGCTGGCCGACGCCGAGGAGGCGGTGCGGCGGGTGCAGACCAAGCAGGGCGACCCGATCCGGCTGATCCTGCGCCCCTGA
- a CDS encoding sulfite exporter TauE/SafE family protein yields the protein MTGSLALTVALAVLIGVSLGLLGGGGSILAVPLLVYVADLPAREAIATSLLVVGVTSAVGALPHARAGRVRWRTGLLFGAAGMAGAYGGGRLAAFVPPAVLLAGFAVMMLATATAMLRGRRDSPGRQRRELPVARVLLDGVVVGLVTGLVGAGGGFLVVPALALLGGLPMPVAVGTSLVVIAMKSFAGLAGYLSTVDIDPGLATAVTTAAVVGSLAGGRLAGRVREDVLRRAFGWFVAAMGVLVLAGQLPAHLRTDPRLWTVALATAATAVAVAGVRRRRSRRPDHRSRPDRSDRPDRT from the coding sequence GTGACCGGCAGCCTCGCGCTGACCGTCGCGCTGGCCGTCCTCATCGGGGTGAGCCTCGGCCTGCTCGGCGGCGGCGGATCCATCCTCGCCGTACCGCTGCTGGTCTACGTGGCCGACCTGCCGGCCCGCGAGGCGATCGCCACCTCGCTGCTCGTCGTCGGGGTGACCAGTGCCGTCGGCGCGCTGCCGCACGCCCGGGCCGGCCGGGTCCGGTGGCGCACCGGCCTGCTCTTCGGGGCCGCAGGCATGGCCGGCGCGTACGGCGGCGGACGCCTCGCCGCGTTCGTCCCGCCCGCCGTCCTGCTCGCCGGCTTCGCCGTCATGATGCTCGCCACCGCGACGGCCATGCTGCGGGGCCGGCGCGACAGCCCCGGGCGGCAGCGGCGTGAGCTGCCCGTGGCGCGGGTGCTCCTCGACGGCGTCGTGGTCGGACTGGTCACCGGGCTGGTCGGCGCCGGCGGCGGGTTCCTGGTGGTGCCGGCCCTCGCGCTGCTGGGCGGCCTGCCGATGCCGGTCGCGGTCGGCACCTCGCTCGTGGTCATCGCGATGAAGTCGTTCGCCGGGCTGGCCGGCTACCTGTCCACCGTCGACATCGACCCGGGCCTGGCCACCGCCGTGACGACCGCCGCCGTGGTCGGCAGCCTCGCCGGCGGCCGGCTCGCGGGGCGCGTCCGGGAGGACGTGCTGCGCCGGGCGTTCGGCTGGTTCGTGGCGGCGATGGGCGTGCTCGTCCTGGCCGGGCAACTGCCCGCGCACCTGCGGACGGACCCCCGGCTGTGGACCGTCGCCCTGGCGACGGCGGCGACGGCGGTCGCGGTGGCGGGGGTGCGACGCCGGCGTTCCCGCCGGCCCGATCATCGGAGCCGGCCCGACCGCTCGGACCGGCCGGACCGGACGTAG
- a CDS encoding rhodanese-like domain-containing protein: protein MTTSPSALPTLDAVTLRELIESGHAPRMLDVRTPAEFETAHVPGAYNVPLDVLREHREELRRHLDETVVLICRSGARAARAGQALAGVGLPDLRILDGGMTAWQAARGPVRRGTPRWELERQVRLVAGSIVLLSILGSVFVPGLKWVAGLVGAGLTFAAVTDTCAMGMLLGRLPYNRGASCDVETVVGRLGDHPTPRPLP, encoded by the coding sequence ATGACCACTTCACCGAGCGCCCTGCCCACCCTCGACGCCGTCACGCTGCGCGAGCTGATCGAATCCGGCCACGCTCCCCGCATGCTGGACGTGCGCACCCCCGCCGAGTTCGAGACGGCCCACGTCCCCGGCGCCTACAACGTGCCGCTCGACGTGCTCAGGGAGCACCGCGAGGAGCTGCGGCGGCACCTCGACGAGACCGTGGTGCTCATCTGCCGCTCCGGGGCCCGCGCCGCCCGGGCCGGGCAGGCCCTCGCGGGTGTCGGGCTGCCCGACCTCAGGATCCTCGACGGCGGGATGACCGCGTGGCAGGCCGCCCGGGGACCGGTCCGACGGGGTACGCCCCGCTGGGAACTGGAGCGGCAGGTCCGCCTCGTCGCCGGCTCGATCGTCCTGCTCAGCATCCTCGGTTCGGTGTTCGTACCCGGCCTGAAGTGGGTCGCCGGCCTTGTCGGCGCCGGCCTCACCTTCGCCGCCGTCACCGACACCTGCGCGATGGGCATGCTGCTCGGCAGGCTCCCCTACAACCGCGGCGCGAGCTGCGACGTGGAGACCGTCGTCGGTCGGCTCGGAGACCACCCGACGCCCCGGCCCCTGCCGTGA
- a CDS encoding rhodanese-like domain-containing protein codes for MAVEVSVIATSSLGDRSYLASDGTVAIVVDPQRDVDRILYLAGEKGVRVTHVVETHIHNDYVSGGLELARLTGARYLVAADDEVDFDRTPVADGDTVPVSGALRLRVLATPGHTFHHLSYVLDEADDAGWRPVGVFTGGSLLFGTTGRTDLLGERHAHELAHHQHASARRLADLLPDGVEVWPTHGFGSFCSAGQSDAPESTIGREKRANPVLRLAADEFVTEALAGLDAYPAYYAHMGVANLAGPTPVDLTPVARADAAELRERIAAGQWVVDLRHRKAYATSHLAGTVALGLDGPMSTWLGWLIDWGAPLTLLAETEEQVADAQRELVRIGIDRPAAQATGDPDRWSTEPGQLRELRMADFPALAAARAGDTPAGLPAPDVVLDVRMTNEWTAGHVEGAVHIPLPDLPGRLAEVPDGTVWVHCGSGYRATVAASLLANAGREVVVIDDKFGRAEAAGVAMSPGDA; via the coding sequence ATGGCAGTCGAGGTGTCCGTCATCGCGACGTCCTCGCTCGGCGACCGCAGCTACCTGGCCTCCGACGGCACGGTGGCGATCGTGGTCGACCCGCAGCGCGACGTCGACCGCATCCTGTACCTCGCGGGCGAGAAGGGCGTACGCGTCACCCACGTGGTGGAGACCCACATCCACAACGACTACGTCTCCGGCGGCCTGGAGCTGGCCCGGCTGACCGGCGCCCGCTACCTCGTCGCCGCGGACGACGAGGTCGACTTCGACCGGACGCCGGTCGCCGACGGCGACACCGTGCCCGTCTCCGGCGCGCTGCGGCTGCGGGTGCTCGCCACGCCGGGGCACACGTTCCACCACCTGTCGTACGTGCTCGACGAGGCGGACGACGCCGGCTGGCGCCCCGTCGGCGTGTTCACGGGCGGCTCGTTACTCTTCGGCACCACCGGCCGCACCGACCTGCTCGGCGAGCGGCACGCCCACGAACTCGCCCACCACCAGCACGCCTCGGCCCGGCGCCTGGCCGACCTGCTGCCCGACGGCGTCGAGGTGTGGCCCACCCACGGGTTCGGCAGCTTCTGCTCCGCCGGCCAGTCCGACGCGCCCGAGTCGACAATCGGCCGGGAGAAGCGGGCCAACCCCGTGCTGCGGCTGGCCGCCGACGAGTTCGTCACCGAGGCCCTGGCCGGGCTCGACGCCTACCCGGCGTACTACGCCCACATGGGCGTGGCGAACCTCGCCGGCCCGACGCCGGTGGACCTCACTCCGGTCGCCCGGGCCGACGCCGCCGAGCTGCGGGAGCGGATCGCCGCCGGCCAGTGGGTCGTCGACCTGCGCCACCGCAAGGCGTACGCCACGTCGCACCTGGCGGGCACGGTCGCCCTCGGGCTCGACGGCCCGATGTCGACCTGGCTTGGCTGGCTCATCGACTGGGGCGCACCGCTCACCCTGCTGGCGGAGACCGAGGAGCAGGTCGCCGACGCCCAGCGCGAGCTGGTCCGCATCGGCATCGACCGGCCGGCCGCCCAGGCCACCGGCGACCCCGACCGGTGGTCCACGGAGCCGGGACAGCTCCGCGAGCTGCGGATGGCCGACTTTCCCGCGCTGGCCGCCGCCCGGGCCGGCGACACCCCGGCGGGGCTGCCCGCCCCGGACGTGGTGCTCGACGTCCGGATGACCAACGAGTGGACCGCCGGTCACGTCGAGGGCGCCGTGCACATCCCCCTGCCCGACCTGCCCGGGCGCCTCGCCGAGGTGCCCGACGGCACCGTCTGGGTGCACTGCGGCTCCGGCTACCGGGCCACGGTCGCCGCCTCGCTGCTGGCCAACGCGGGCCGCGAGGTCGTCGTGATCGACGACAAGTTCGGCCGGGCCGAAGCCGCCGGGGTCGCCATGAGCCCCGGCGACGCCTGA
- a CDS encoding metal-sensitive transcriptional regulator, producing the protein MKLRPEMTSEALTRLKRARGQLNAVIEMMETGQDCREALTQLAAVSKAIDRAGFKIIASGMRHCTAARERGDSPEMTEEELEKLFLALA; encoded by the coding sequence GTGAAGCTGCGACCCGAGATGACGAGCGAGGCCCTGACCCGCCTGAAGCGGGCCCGAGGTCAGCTCAACGCGGTCATCGAGATGATGGAGACCGGCCAGGACTGCCGCGAGGCGCTGACCCAGCTCGCGGCGGTGTCGAAGGCGATCGACCGGGCCGGCTTCAAGATCATCGCCTCCGGCATGCGGCACTGCACCGCCGCCCGCGAGCGGGGCGACTCCCCGGAGATGACCGAGGAGGAGCTGGAGAAGCTCTTCCTCGCCCTCGCCTGA
- the eccB gene encoding type VII secretion protein EccB, giving the protein MPSRQDQLHSYQFTVQRAVAALVMRETDPAQSPFRRLAGAGLASVLVAAIGLGGFALYGLFTGGGSTWRDPGAVIVEKESGARFVYREEKLHPVLNYASALLIIGADRPKTVLVSRRAIDGVPRGLPLGIADAPDSLPDRGRLSTAPWTVCSVAAEADRTTPRSALLIGATAGGGRALGEDALLLRHPDGGLHLVWHQRRYLVRDPNRVLAALAATRARAVPAAPALLNSLPAGADLAPLALPAEGERSARVSGARIGDVYLVRNSGGGRQYAVALRDGLAGITELQAGLLLARTGQGEPEPITLGRFAALPKLPDLAPTGPAAPPTVPPRLAASDGAGLCARVGDDGGVTEVRLGVRLPDLAAAPRTVPVAGGGVRADHVVVEPGRGAVVEAVAAPGATGGAVSVVTDLGRRYVLAGGEVLGTLGYRDVRPVRLPASLVALVPAGATLDPAAARIVAAPA; this is encoded by the coding sequence ATGCCGTCGCGGCAGGACCAGCTGCACTCGTACCAGTTCACCGTCCAGCGGGCCGTCGCCGCCCTGGTGATGCGGGAGACCGACCCGGCGCAGTCGCCGTTCCGGCGGCTCGCCGGCGCCGGCCTGGCCAGCGTGCTGGTCGCGGCCATCGGCCTGGGCGGCTTCGCCCTCTACGGCCTCTTCACCGGGGGCGGCAGCACCTGGCGCGACCCGGGCGCGGTGATCGTGGAGAAGGAGTCCGGCGCCCGGTTCGTCTACCGGGAGGAGAAGCTGCACCCGGTGCTCAACTACGCGTCGGCTCTGCTGATCATCGGCGCGGACCGGCCGAAGACCGTGCTCGTCTCCCGGCGCGCCATCGACGGGGTGCCGCGCGGGCTGCCGCTGGGCATCGCCGACGCCCCCGACTCGCTGCCCGACAGGGGCCGGCTCTCCACCGCGCCGTGGACGGTCTGCTCCGTCGCCGCCGAGGCCGACCGGACGACGCCCCGCTCGGCGCTGCTGATCGGCGCGACCGCTGGCGGCGGCCGGGCCCTGGGCGAGGACGCGCTGCTGCTGCGCCACCCCGACGGCGGACTGCACCTCGTCTGGCACCAGCGCCGCTACCTGGTGCGCGACCCCAACCGGGTGCTGGCCGCCCTGGCGGCCACCCGGGCCCGGGCGGTCCCGGCGGCCCCGGCCCTGCTCAACAGCCTGCCCGCCGGCGCCGACCTCGCCCCGCTGGCCCTGCCGGCCGAGGGGGAGCGCTCCGCGCGGGTGTCCGGGGCGCGGATCGGCGACGTCTACCTGGTGCGCAACTCCGGCGGCGGCCGGCAGTACGCCGTCGCGCTGCGGGACGGACTGGCCGGCATCACCGAGTTGCAGGCCGGCCTGCTGCTGGCCCGCACCGGCCAGGGCGAGCCGGAGCCGATCACGCTCGGGCGGTTCGCGGCGCTGCCCAAGCTGCCCGACCTGGCTCCGACGGGCCCCGCCGCCCCGCCGACCGTGCCGCCCCGGCTGGCCGCCTCCGACGGGGCCGGGCTCTGCGCCCGGGTGGGCGACGACGGCGGCGTCACGGAGGTCCGGCTCGGCGTACGGCTGCCCGACCTCGCCGCCGCGCCGCGCACCGTCCCGGTGGCCGGGGGCGGGGTGCGCGCCGACCACGTCGTGGTGGAGCCGGGCCGTGGCGCGGTGGTCGAGGCGGTCGCGGCGCCCGGTGCGACCGGCGGCGCGGTTTCCGTGGTCACCGACCTGGGCCGGCGCTACGTCCTCGCTGGCGGTGAGGTGCTGGGCACGCTCGGCTACCGCGACGTGCGGCCGGTGCGGCTGCCGGCCAGCCTGGTCGCCCTGGTGCCCGCCGGCGCCACGCTCGACCCGGCCGCCGCGCGAATCGTCGCCGCCCCCGCCTGA
- a CDS encoding bifunctional 2-polyprenyl-6-hydroxyphenol methylase/3-demethylubiquinol 3-O-methyltransferase UbiG: MGNPTRWQTETGPEHSQWYIDRFRRLAAEGADLAGEARLLDALVAPGSRILDAGCGTGRVGAALAARGHTVVGVDADPALVEAARTDHPGPRWLVADLAELDLAAAGEPEPFDAAVVAGNVLAFVAPGTEREVLRRVAAHLRPDGVLAVGFGTDRGYPLTGFDADAVAAGLRLEHRFATWDLRPWRDDADFAVTVLRRPAD; this comes from the coding sequence ATGGGAAACCCGACCCGTTGGCAGACCGAGACCGGTCCGGAGCACTCGCAGTGGTACATCGACCGGTTCCGCCGGCTGGCCGCCGAGGGGGCCGACCTGGCCGGCGAGGCCCGCCTGCTGGACGCGCTGGTCGCGCCCGGGTCCCGGATCCTCGACGCCGGCTGCGGCACCGGCCGGGTGGGCGCGGCGCTGGCCGCCCGGGGCCACACCGTGGTCGGGGTGGACGCCGACCCGGCGCTGGTGGAGGCCGCCCGCACCGACCACCCGGGCCCGCGCTGGCTGGTCGCCGACCTGGCCGAGCTGGACCTGGCGGCGGCCGGCGAGCCGGAGCCGTTCGACGCGGCGGTCGTGGCCGGGAACGTGCTGGCCTTCGTCGCCCCCGGCACCGAGCGGGAGGTGCTGCGCCGCGTCGCCGCCCACCTGCGCCCCGACGGCGTGCTGGCGGTCGGCTTCGGCACCGACCGGGGCTACCCGCTGACCGGGTTCGACGCCGACGCGGTGGCCGCCGGCCTGCGGCTGGAGCACCGCTTCGCCACCTGGGACCTGCGCCCGTGGCGCGACGACGCCGACTTCGCCGTCACCGTGCTGCGCCGCCCCGCCGACTGA
- a CDS encoding GNAT family N-acetyltransferase, whose translation MDASPGAAPDDDAPTAAPPAVGMRLRDVEPGDLDAYVRMRCDPAVMAELGGPQPRERVAAQLRRDLETVRDGSAWIKMIVPGGSAQVAGTVTLYSHGGVSEIGWMVVPEFQGRGLAGRAVRAVLALARTDGRWSRIHAFPATTNAASNAICRSVGFALVGEEQREFAGRLFRTNHWVVDPSAGAADSSAGGPGGDVPPT comes from the coding sequence GTGGATGCCTCCCCCGGCGCCGCCCCCGACGACGACGCGCCCACGGCTGCCCCGCCCGCGGTCGGTATGCGGCTGCGCGACGTGGAGCCGGGCGACCTCGACGCGTACGTGCGGATGCGCTGCGATCCGGCCGTGATGGCGGAGCTGGGCGGCCCGCAGCCGCGTGAGCGCGTGGCCGCCCAGCTTCGGCGTGACCTCGAGACCGTCCGCGACGGAAGCGCCTGGATCAAGATGATCGTCCCCGGCGGCTCCGCGCAGGTGGCGGGGACGGTGACGTTGTACTCCCACGGGGGCGTCTCCGAGATCGGCTGGATGGTCGTGCCGGAGTTCCAGGGCAGGGGCCTGGCGGGCAGAGCCGTCCGCGCCGTGCTCGCCCTGGCCCGGACGGACGGCCGGTGGAGCCGCATCCACGCCTTCCCCGCCACGACCAACGCCGCGTCGAACGCGATCTGCCGGTCGGTCGGCTTCGCCCTCGTCGGCGAGGAACAGAGGGAGTTCGCCGGCCGTCTCTTCCGCACCAACCACTGGGTCGTCGATCCGTCGGCCGGCGCTGCCGACTCGTCGGCGGGAGGCCCGGGCGGCGACGTCCCCCCGACCTGA
- a CDS encoding carbohydrate ABC transporter permease yields MDRDRIETVGLRWLRRLVIAAFLLVTVFPFYYMLVLSVRPIERLLLDPGSLVVGLGELTFDTYAEVVKAVDDGGQGFLTFMRNSGLVAVAATLLTLAVAIPGAYAVARLRFFGRRQVDFLFLAVYLFPSIVIAIPLFVVFTRAGLRGSLLGLVLVYISQTLPVSVYMLRNYFETIPVSLEESAAIDGAGRLGIIRRISLPLAAPSIMAVALYDFMIAWNEFLFALLFLVDKPHRWTVSLGLAQLADGVEVPKTVLMAGSVILTLPIVILFFASERLLTEGLTSGAEKG; encoded by the coding sequence ATGGACCGGGACCGGATCGAGACGGTGGGCCTGCGCTGGCTGCGCCGGTTGGTGATCGCCGCGTTCCTGCTGGTCACCGTCTTCCCCTTCTACTACATGCTGGTGCTCTCGGTGCGCCCCATCGAGCGGCTGCTGCTCGACCCCGGCTCGCTGGTGGTGGGCCTCGGCGAGCTGACCTTCGACACGTACGCCGAGGTGGTGAAGGCCGTCGACGACGGCGGCCAGGGGTTCCTCACCTTCATGCGCAACAGCGGCCTGGTCGCCGTCGCGGCGACGCTGCTGACGCTGGCCGTGGCGATCCCCGGCGCGTACGCGGTCGCCCGGCTGCGGTTCTTCGGCCGGCGGCAGGTCGACTTCCTCTTCCTGGCGGTCTACCTGTTCCCGTCGATCGTCATCGCCATCCCGCTCTTCGTGGTCTTCACCCGGGCCGGGCTGCGCGGCTCGCTGCTCGGCCTGGTGCTGGTCTACATCTCGCAGACCCTGCCGGTCTCGGTCTACATGCTGCGCAACTACTTCGAGACCATCCCGGTCAGCCTGGAGGAGTCGGCCGCGATCGACGGCGCCGGGCGGCTCGGCATCATCCGCCGGATCAGCCTCCCCCTGGCGGCGCCGTCCATCATGGCCGTCGCCCTGTACGACTTCATGATCGCCTGGAACGAGTTCCTGTTCGCCCTGCTGTTCCTGGTGGACAAGCCGCACCGGTGGACGGTGTCGCTGGGGCTGGCGCAGCTCGCGGACGGCGTCGAGGTGCCGAAGACGGTGCTGATGGCCGGCTCTGTGATCCTCACCCTGCCCATCGTGATCCTCTTCTTCGCCAGCGAGCGCCTGCTCACCGAGGGGCTCACCAGCGGCGCGGAGAAGGGCTGA
- a CDS encoding carbohydrate ABC transporter permease: MTTAPPDTGRSPARERPAPARRRRPLTLRRRESRAGLALVAPTLLVVVAVIGIPIVWTVVLAFQRVRLATLRRTGLFGEFTMDNVQRVLNTPGFADTLWTTLVYAVASTAGSIVLGLVAALVVRRPFRGRTLVRASMLLPYVAPVVAVTFVWQVMLDPQLGIVNDWGRRFLGWDTPVPFLSQESTALATVVAFEAWRYFPFAFLFLLARLQAVPGELEEAARVDGATPSQRFRHILLPQLLPVIGLLGVLRFIMTFNKFDDVYLLTGGAAGTEVVSVRVYEFLTARTDIGAAAAQAVVLAVVLIVFVVVYLRFFGGRRDG; this comes from the coding sequence TTGACCACCGCCCCACCGGACACCGGCCGCTCCCCCGCCCGGGAGCGGCCGGCCCCGGCCCGCCGCCGCAGACCACTGACCCTGCGCCGCCGCGAGTCCCGCGCCGGGCTCGCGCTGGTCGCCCCGACCCTGCTCGTCGTGGTCGCCGTGATCGGCATCCCCATCGTCTGGACCGTCGTGCTGGCCTTCCAGCGCGTACGCCTGGCGACGCTGCGGCGTACGGGGCTGTTCGGCGAGTTCACGATGGACAACGTCCAGCGGGTGCTGAACACCCCGGGCTTCGCCGACACGCTGTGGACCACCCTGGTCTACGCCGTGGCGAGCACCGCCGGCTCGATCGTGCTCGGCCTGGTGGCGGCGCTGGTCGTCCGCCGGCCGTTCCGGGGTCGCACCCTGGTGCGCGCGTCGATGCTGCTGCCGTACGTGGCGCCGGTGGTCGCGGTCACCTTCGTCTGGCAGGTGATGCTCGACCCGCAGCTCGGCATCGTCAACGACTGGGGCCGGCGGTTCCTGGGCTGGGACACCCCGGTGCCGTTCCTGTCCCAGGAGTCGACCGCCCTGGCCACGGTCGTCGCCTTCGAGGCGTGGCGCTACTTCCCCTTCGCCTTCCTGTTCCTGCTCGCCCGGCTCCAGGCGGTGCCAGGGGAGCTGGAGGAGGCGGCCCGGGTCGACGGGGCCACGCCCAGCCAGCGGTTCCGGCACATCCTGCTGCCGCAGCTGCTGCCGGTGATCGGCCTGCTGGGGGTGCTGCGGTTCATCATGACGTTCAACAAGTTCGACGACGTCTACCTGCTCACCGGCGGGGCCGCCGGCACCGAGGTGGTCAGCGTCCGGGTCTACGAGTTCCTGACCGCGCGTACGGACATCGGCGCGGCGGCGGCGCAGGCGGTCGTGCTCGCCGTGGTGCTCATCGTGTTCGTGGTGGTGTACCTGCGCTTCTTCGGCGGACGGAGGGACGGCTGA
- a CDS encoding ABC transporter substrate-binding protein: MSAPPMRILAATLIMAVTGAGLLACGDEESDSNSKKITVWSLEDVADRVTATKAIIADFTASTGIAVDLVTVNEDQFPALIASSAAAGELPDVVGSVSLAGVRTLAGNELLHPSANAEVVEKLGRQTFSPRALELTADDGRQLAVPSDGWGQLLVYRKDLFAAAGLPAPDTYERIVAAATKLNTGGVAGITAATAPGDVFTQQTFEHLALANNCQLTDDSGAVRLDSPECVEAFRFYGDLMRTSSVKGAQDVDTTRATYFAGKAAMLVWSPFILDELAGLRNDAKPTCPQCQADPTFLAKNSGFVTAVKGPNGAEPAQYGEISSWAVLDGAAADPARSFVEHMLGDGYPRWFGMSPEGRFPVRKGTAQEPEKFLTAWNTSQAGVDAKKPLSEVYGDEVLAALRRSPDTFQRWGLTQGQGKLVGAILGELPVPKALNDVVAGKTDAAAAAGRAKKDVEAIKAGVN, from the coding sequence ATGTCAGCACCTCCGATGCGGATACTCGCCGCCACCCTGATCATGGCAGTCACCGGGGCCGGCCTGCTGGCCTGCGGCGACGAAGAATCCGACAGCAACAGCAAAAAGATCACCGTGTGGAGCCTGGAGGACGTGGCCGACCGGGTCACCGCAACCAAGGCGATCATCGCGGACTTCACCGCCAGCACCGGCATCGCCGTCGACCTGGTCACCGTCAACGAGGACCAGTTCCCCGCCCTGATCGCCTCCAGCGCCGCCGCCGGTGAACTGCCCGACGTGGTCGGTTCGGTGTCGCTCGCCGGCGTGCGCACCCTCGCCGGCAACGAACTGCTGCACCCCTCGGCGAACGCGGAGGTCGTCGAGAAGCTCGGTCGGCAGACCTTCTCGCCGCGGGCCCTGGAGCTGACCGCCGACGACGGCCGGCAGCTCGCCGTGCCCAGCGACGGCTGGGGCCAACTGCTCGTCTACCGCAAGGACCTGTTCGCCGCCGCCGGGCTGCCCGCCCCCGACACGTACGAGAGGATCGTCGCCGCCGCGACGAAGCTCAACACCGGCGGCGTCGCGGGCATCACCGCCGCCACCGCCCCCGGCGACGTGTTCACCCAGCAGACCTTCGAACACCTCGCGCTGGCCAACAACTGCCAGCTCACCGACGACTCCGGGGCCGTGCGGCTGGACTCACCGGAGTGCGTCGAGGCGTTCCGGTTCTACGGCGACCTGATGCGCACCAGCTCGGTCAAGGGCGCGCAGGACGTCGACACCACCCGGGCCACCTACTTCGCCGGCAAGGCGGCCATGCTGGTCTGGTCGCCGTTCATCCTCGACGAGCTGGCCGGCCTGCGCAACGACGCCAAGCCGACCTGCCCGCAGTGCCAGGCCGACCCGACGTTCCTCGCGAAGAACAGCGGCTTCGTCACCGCGGTCAAGGGCCCGAACGGCGCCGAACCCGCCCAGTACGGCGAGATCAGCTCCTGGGCCGTGCTCGACGGCGCCGCCGCCGACCCGGCGAGGTCCTTCGTGGAGCACATGCTCGGCGACGGCTACCCGCGCTGGTTCGGCATGTCCCCCGAGGGGCGCTTCCCCGTCCGTAAGGGCACCGCCCAGGAGCCGGAGAAGTTCCTCACCGCCTGGAACACCAGTCAGGCCGGCGTCGACGCCAAGAAGCCGCTCTCCGAGGTCTACGGCGACGAGGTGCTGGCGGCCCTGCGCCGCAGCCCCGACACCTTCCAGCGCTGGGGCCTCACGCAGGGCCAGGGCAAGCTCGTCGGCGCGATCCTCGGCGAGCTGCCGGTGCCCAAGGCCCTGAACGACGTGGTCGCCGGCAAGACCGACGCCGCCGCGGCCGCCGGGCGGGCGAAGAAGGACGTGGAGGCGATCAAGGCGGGCGTCAATTGA